AATGCCTGCCCATCTTCTGCCTGTGGGTCTTTTTACTGGCACACGGCTTCAGCTTCTTAGGTGCTCACTCCAGTGCCCGCAAGATCTTGGCTGGCCTCATCTTTTCTGCTCTGGGTGATGCCTTTCTCATCTGGCAGGAACAGGGCTACTTCGTCCATGGTGAGGAGAAACCTCGAATTGTCACTTTGTTACAATTGTCTCATCTACTGGACTGTCCTATGTCATATGTCTTTTACATCTTACGAGATAATCCTGGTTTATTTCAACTTGGGCCTTAGTTTTTGTAGTGTTTGACCATCATTGCAATTGGTAATAGCTTCATAGTATCTGGGAAGGTGTTGACACCACTATAGAGAAGATCAAACATGGGTTTaattagaattactaaggaaatcagagtaacaaatactcagattttttgtgctgaaactgcttacacaatttatttgaaattactagtacagtcaacttaaaaaatatgtctaggtttagatgaatgtattgcgtgcaaccactttcaatattaaaattgagtaaattcaacaaaacatttttttcagtgttggaAGTTGTCATAATCAATAAAACTACAATTATAAaacccaagttgtaataaacctAAATGATCctttaatttctttaatttaattaaatgaaccgcttttcatttcatcaggTCTCATGCTTCACACTTTAATTCATGATTTTGCTCTGATTCATATTTAGTAGATAGATAGGATACTGCTTTGCAGGACTGTATTTCGATTTAAATCATTTACATATATCTTACAGGCCTTCTGATGTTTGCCATCACCCACATCCTCTATTCATCTGCCTTTGGGATGAAACCCCTTAATGTGTGCGCTGGCCTCGTGATCACTGCTGTGTCCTCGCTGAGCTACATCCTGCTGTACCCCTACCTGTCTGGCCCCTTCACCTATCTGGTGGCCGTCTACATCGCTCTAATCGGCTTCATGGGCTGGAGGGCCATCGCAGGCCTGCAGCTGGCCAATGACCTGTGGACCTGGACCAAGCTGTCTGCCTGCCTAGGCGCCGTGCTCTTCATGGTCTCCGACCTCACCATCGCCGTCAACAAGTTCTGCTTCCCCGTGCCCCATTCACGTGCCATCATCATGGCCACCTACTATGCCGCCCAGATGCTGATAGCGCTATCGGCCGTTGAGTGCCAGGACGTGGAGGTGGCCAGGAAGAGAACATGAGGTACCACGGTCTCCACAGCAACCAGCCACAAAGCTGGAAAGGTGGCAGCCAGCCTCCCTTTAACCCTGAGTGATCATGGACACATCTCACTGCCAGATCCCCAACCCTCAGCCCTCATCACAGTGTGGTGCTCCCACACCGTTGTTACCACCGCAACAGGTCCACCACAGAATTTACATGGCTGTCCCCCCCAGTACCCCACTAGTATGGCAGTCTCACACCTGTCTTCTTACCACGAAGACACGGTAGTATTATCTTCAGCCTCTCCCCACAACAGGCCTACCTGCTTCCTCCAATCCTAGACGGTGGCGATGGTCTCTCAACCTAGTTACCATGGAGACAAGTGTAGTAATATTAACCTGCTATCTATAGAGAGTATTACTTTTAACtgttatgttttaatttaaggGGAGCATGTCACTGGGGACCTtcaaggagtgtgtgtgcaagagcatttttatgtgtgtgtgtgtgtgggtgtttgtgtgtgtttgtgtgtgagagaatgtgcgtgtgtgcatttctATGTGTTTGATTAACACTCTTACCTCGCTTTCCACACAGTCccatcacacacagtcaccacactgacaacacacacatcttttctTGTGGTCCAATAATACAATTTAACAtcttattttttgtcatttgttttgttgcctGAGACCTTGTTAAAAAGggagtgtttttttgttagtttgttttttgttctctttttttacTGACCATGTTCGgtctctgttgttttgtgtttccctAAATTAAGGGTGCTATTCTTAAAGTCAGGGGCATATCCACACCTGATTTCTTACCAGGAGTCCCTTCCATTTCATTAACACCAACCACCCTGCCTTTGTTCACTCCACTATTTAACATCTTTAACACATTTATACCCACCTTTTGTCTCTCTGGACAAATTATTTTTCTACAAGGATGTCCTTGAATAATTAGATGCTCAGGAGATGAATGACAGACAAAAATAAGGAAATGAGGTggaaaggaagagggaaagTTGCGTGACTGCAAAAACCACAGTGTATTGTAGCTTTAGTGGGAGTTAGAGGAGGTTGAGGTTGTTTGTGGAAGCTCAGTTCTTCCTGCTGAGATTTTATTGACACTGTCCTGCTGTCACAAAGAGAACACAGTAAACATTGTAGTCATAGCCGACCACTGAACACATTACGACTTGCTGTACTGTACACCTGCTTCTCCTTTTAGTGTGAAGTCTTTCCGGCATTTTACAGCGTTTTTCCAGCCAGCAGTTTTTTAAGACATGCTGGTGCAAATGTCGACACGTTCACACACCTGACACCTACAGCTCCTGCTGGTTTAGTTATTAGGAAAAGCTCATGGGGTTCTAACTGGTGGACTAGATCAGCTGACCCATGTTGTTTTTGGCCTGGGAAAATGTTATGGAGACTGAAATGAAAGGGCTATGTTACTGACTGGATTATCTTTTTGTTGATCagctccatgtgtgtgtgtgtgtctcgtcCTCAGAGGACATTCACTCATaatgacagacacaaacatgcaaatggTAGGTACACATTGCCCTGGGGTAGTCTGACCGAATGAAAAAAGGGACATGGTGGGTACAGGCTTGTCATGTGAGGGAATAGTTATCCCATTATTCTCAATAATTCCGTCTCACAGGACACTTCATCAGCTTTAATCCTGCAAAATCCACCTCAGGTAATCCCCAACGGGCTGGCTGATATTTTGTCTTTCATCCATCActcattttcctccctcttacctttcatttgtttcagcCTCTGCAAACAATTTATGTTAGAATGAAGTGTCTTACTAAATATTTAAGAGATATACTATAACTCTTTCTCCAGATGTCTACATATATTGTATATGCATGTTTTGAGTGTGCGtgggtgagagtgtgtgtctcagctgtCGAGTGAAGGTCTGTGTGTACTTACAACCACTCAAAATCAACTCAAGGCCAGAAATGCTGTGAACCATCATAGTTTATATGGAGTAGACACTCTACTGGATATCTGTAATGTATTCTCACAAGGCTCTTAAACCCGTCGTCATACCCATCTCCACCTCTTCATGTGTTTTATCGCATCCCCTGAATACTTATTTGTTGTCGTTTGAAGATGACTTTAAGTTAGTATTTGATTGGGTACATTCAAACTGAGGAGGTATCTGTTATCCATGTTTCATGAGCATTTCCACAGCTGAACATGGCTCCTCTTGACTGTACTCTTATATATTACGAGCATATGTCACTTTCTGATTAATACCACTAACAGTTTATATATTGGAAAGAAAATCGATTTTataacaaatgtaaaatagaaATTGAAAGTATTATTCActaacaaagaaaataacaaaggGACAGGTTTTGGTGTGTAATGGTTCAGTCCACATGCACCAATACATGATATAATGTGCTGTATAAAAAGCAGCATATgggaatgaaaaagaaacaaacccATGTTATGGGTTCCTTCTGTTGAGCCAATGACCCCTGGAGCTGTCGGTAACACACCCACATAcgcacaaaatacaaaacaaaaaaaacgcaTACACATCAAAATCTGTTTATGCTTCACATCAGCCACCATGACAGGTCTGCGGGCAGACCATGGTGTTGACACtcatcaaagttttttttttcaaacttcgACACAATCTTATTTTAACCAGAAAGACTGTGGCTTTGACAAATAGTTCCTCAATCTCCTTTTGGCCTGTCAGCATGCTTGTCAGTGTGATATTTCTGCTTTGTCAGTCAGAAGTGTTTCATGAGACTGTCTGTGACCACTCGTCTTCTGTTCCATGTTTTAATTTGTCCTCCCAGCATTGCGGCAAAGTCCCGCTCTGCagcactctccctctcctcgtCTCATCCACCTTGTCGACAGAAACACGTTCTGTCAACAGTTAATATACAGCCTTTGTGCTGAAAGAAGTCCACAGGGGCTTGCTAGCAGACATGCTAGTCTGTTCTGTCTTAAATCAGAGTTTAGTGGAGTACGAGAAGAGATGCTGGTTAACATGATTGACTCTAGTATGCAGCCTAAAGTAAAAACATGAGGGGATGATAAGATTGAGTCAAGCAGTCTTACTCATCCTTACTATGTGGGCAATTTATGTAAGCCCTACTTTCTTTGTCCTCTGCCACATAGAGTCTCCTGACTTTTGTTCTTGTGGTCTAATGGCCACACGCCAAAACACAGGATTTACTTTGAAGTATTTTTGAGATTATCTTTGCTGGTCAGACCACACTTTGGAAAATCTCCATGACTTTGCAAAGTGAAGTAGCTTTTTTTGAGCAACAGATGAGAGGTAGCCTATAAAGCAAGAAATGAACTCAAAATTTTGTTGCAAAGCTGACAGTTATTATGCCTATatggtggattttgtttttaatattcgCTCAGTTTCTTCCTCTTGACTTGGGCACAGATAACCAAAGCTGAAAGCATAACAGAAAACTGTACTCATTTTGCTGAGTGGAACTTGTTAGCATTAGAGCCTTCTCATGTATCAGACAAGCTTTTGCAAGAGGCAGAGGTCCCTCCCCTCGGTGGTGCAGGAGGGTTGTTGGCCTTTCACTTAGGAAGAAGGTTATTGTTGAGCGATACTGTAGCTGGAATTAGGTGAGGAGGTGAAATATGACACACAGGGGAAGACTCCCTTTCCATCCGGCCCGTTAGCTGCCATCCTGTCCCCCCTACAGATGGCAGGCCAGCAGGCGCATCACTTTACCTCAGCCTGTCAACAGCCCTGTTGTTCTGAGCTTTGTGCATGCAGACAAAAGGGGACCCGAGAGAGCTGTGGAGACCAATATGGTTTGGCCTGCCCCGTGAGTAATGAGCTGGAACCAGTAGTTGTTGTAGTAGAGAGGGCGTTGTGGTTTCATTTGGTTTCAGTTGGCACCTTTCTTTGCTCGCTCTGTTTCTATCCGCTGTTTCTCGTGATCTTTGATTTGAAACCTTTGCTGTTAATGAGCTGCGCCCATTATCATGCAGCTGGTGACATCCAAAAAAACATAGAGTTGTAAAGTTTGTATATCTTTACTCATGCATGACAAGTAGGTTGAAATGAATCCTCCACATCAACACTTACCTTACGGTGATGGAAAAGTGCACACTACACAAACAGGTGTTTTTACTGCTATGACTGACAGTCCTCCAACATCAGTATAAGCCTATGAGATGTATGTCAAATGCTCATCTTCTCTCAGTAACTTTAATGTGTATCTACTGTGTGCTGCACTTTTCTGCACCCAGAGTAAGGCCAGTCAGTCTCTCCTTAAAACTAGAAGCTATAGTGTTTAAAACGAAAGGACTGTTATGTACTGTATTCTTTAAACTATATACTcatcttttctttatcttttctttttttatgagttACAACAGAGGTTACTGGTTAAACACAGTTTGGTTTTGATGTTGGCccaaaatgaatgtttttttttctgcctgttgCTGTGAGAAAAGCTGGGTTTGTTTTCCACAAATAacttttgattttcctttttttttctaatttttcatTGAAGGCCCATTGCAATGCATCAGTTGACTTCATTTCatgaacaaatgtttttattttattctctgATCCACTTTACCTTGTTGTCCTTGATTTTCACTATGTGATTTATTTCTTTCATGACTGTAGAGATGAAATAGTTTCTTTGCTGTAGTGAAACTGCTATGAATGTGAATATCTATTGGAGAAATAAATGCAATTACAATGCAACTTCATGCACAGATGTcctttggtctttttttttctttttttttttgctgtttgctaGAATCAGAAGGTactgcattcaaaatgtcagctgATATTTATAAACGTTTCAGCGTTTTGTGTTTCTACAGAAGATGTTAGCCCTCAGCAGCTAAAGTGCCATTAAGGCAGAAAGGGCTGGAGGACAACAGAGAGCTCTGTTCTAGTAACTACTGCACTCTATTGTCTGGCCGAGGTGGAAAATATGCTTTCAACAGCCTTTAACCCTGTGGAAACTCATTCATACTGCTACCACTGAAGCTCCCTCTCgctcttcctttttctgtcttccttttgCCGTCTCTGGTTGTCTGCTTTTTTATCccccatttttaaaaacacacacgcacacacatctcATAGTTTATTCCTGAAGCAACCGCGCCAGTTCTCTCCCAATGCTTTTCATTCACTCGCAGCCAGGGTCTTGCTGTCAAAGAACTCCAGTCTTCTATGAAAGTGAGGCATCCCTGTAATGGCCCAAAAACAGGTTTGGTGAAAATCCATAAAAATGACACTGAGCCTCCAAATAAATGTGAAGGAagtgagagcaaagaaaaacactttgatgAACTCACTGCTGCACAATATCCCTGTATTCAAGTTATATATTCAAAAACCCTGAATTGGGTTTTCATCCCTGATCTCTTAGGTTTAGTCATTTAAATGcagtgtcataaaatgtcagggAAACTGATCTGAAATTGCATAGTGTTCAGTTCCCTTTTTGTGCAACACTCTTTTAGTTTCTATCAAATACGTAAATTGCCTATTCAGCCTTTCACTTCAAACTACTTCCACCTTATTGTGTCTTGGCTAAGCAGTGAAGAGGCAGAATGTACCCGTGACGTCGGTTTAGTGCCTGTTGGTACTTAATTGATTTGAACCTGGCAACCTGACACTGCCAGTCTCTTGGTGGCTCTATAGAAATGGAGTTTGTGGGAGCCAGCATAATGACGTCAGGATGGAGAGGGGTtgtcacctctctgtctgtttggcAGCTCCTCACCAGaccacactcactctctcaagAAGCAGCAGACCACTGAGAGGAAAAGCCTACACAGACGCTGTCAGACGGAAGCCCTCACTCACTGCAGTCGGAAAGTATTCgcacactttttgttttgtttctataCACTGGATTTGAAATGAACAGCCACAGTGATGTTAAAATGGACTTTTGGGTCCAAATAAAATCTGTATTCAATCCATAGTGTTGGACTCAAAGCCCATTTTATACACGTAATCTCTCAAGCACAGCAACTCGTTCCAGCTGAGCAAAAAGCCCCTGAAACAACGAAGAAGTGAAAATGGCTGCAGTACAGACCTGAAAAAGCAGGGAAAATAACAAGTGTCTCGTGACATCTGTGAGCTGTTAAGGGACTTCAAAGAATGTGCTaccaaatataaaatatgatggcttttagtttgttttaactTGTCCAATTTCTTCCTGTGACCTAAAATTGGGAGCCtatttgtaaaaaaataataataaaaaggacTCCAGCACCTACTCAGCCCTTAAAGCTGGGAGTCTGCACTATAAGCTCACTATTTAATTTATTGAACAAATTAATGAATTGAACCACagtgcaaagacaaaaagaaaatgtgtggcACTAATACTTTCTCACTGCACTCTCTCATGGAAGATGGaaattatttctctttttgtttgagacattttgagttttttttttaagaattcaAACTGGAAAAAGCCAGGAAAAGCTGGGAAAGTGAGAAGAGGATGGCATCTCATGAAAGCTGCTGACTGTATTCAGACCCAGGACACTGTTATTACAAAAACTGGTATGCAAATATACAGGTACACTCCAAAGAGAAGTGACATTTAGACTTTGACGACTTTCATAACTAACAGCAAACCACCCTCTAAGGGCTGTGTGGATGTGGTGCACTGTGGACTGTTGCATTAACTGTTTGATTGACACATGGCACGTGGCCTTGTGTCACATCGAGCTCCtgagtcaggtcctgtttgtctgtttgttcccTGATAtcagtttagttagtttcctgttttattttgaaattactaaCCACTTTGTCTTTCTTGTAGATTCACTTactgtcctcctttgtttcccgcctcagtgattacctgtcccacccctaatgtgttgcacctgtgtctaattgtttCCTCgcctcctagtgtatttaagtcttggtctctcctttgttctctgccagatcaTCTTTGTCTGTATAGCCGAGCGTTCCAGCATTTGTTCCTTGAGTTACTCCCTGTGTGATCTGACCTGGTTTGTTCTCCTTGCGGTTTTTGCCTTTGCCTGAcgattttgatacctctgcctgattttggacTACCATTCTGTGTACCGACCctgtttggattaaagaccAGTTTTTGCCTCTTATTCCTTTGTACTCGAGTCCCTGTCTGAGCCCTCTCTCCTTGACACCTTGTACGGCAAGTCCTGTGAAACACATTTAGTTAGGAAGAACtggaaaagaagatgaaagTCAAATTTCTTTATAGAGAGAAAAGCATTTGTGACTTAGACAGAAAGGGCAATCTCACTGGTTTACCAAGATGACTAGAAGAAGagtaaaccccccccccccacacacacacatttatttgctCCTGGAGCAGAATGCATACACAGGGATGAGAGCAACTCTGACCTCCAGTGGTCATTTCATACActaccagagtcaggggaaatgagaaaagataagttgaaagatgaaaaaaaatccccaacAAACCAgtgtttttaacaaataaaaacctgGAATTCAAGtcaatcaacatttttttgtgatgtCCCAAAACTCATAAATTATTGGCAAGTGGCAACAGTACATGCAGCATAAGGTCAGTGGCCAACAGAAATGCACATGTCAGGGCAACAGGTCAAGCAGATGTCTTACAAAATAAGCTTCTCTTTGTTTGCCTGGTTGGTCAGGCTCTCCAACAGACCCTTGTCATCCTTATCTGTAAGACACAATGACATGCAGAGAGATAAAAGAATTTGTTCAGCTAAACCacaatatagtttttttttttcatatgaatCCATCATTCCActcccctccctttcttcttccctGAAAACATACCAAAGATCACCAGGTTGCAGGAGCACTTAGTCATCCCCAGGGGGTTCTCCAGTACCAGTGTATATTTTCCACCATCTGTGGCTCCACAGGTGGGGATGACCAGAGTGCACACTCCGTTGGCTGTGCTGTGCCAAAACCGAGGGGAGTCAGAGATTTTTGACTCCCCTTTATACCAGCAGGCCTAATCGGGGAATCAACAacattagtattattattattattattattattattattattattattattattattattattattattattatttctgggGGATCGGAGATGATCAAAGGCAAAGAGAGTTCATGTAAATGTTTCAAATATACCTGTGGAGTTGGCATGCCCTGATAGGCACAGCTCATGGTGCAGTCATGTCCTCTGCGCACAGCGTGGTCCTTCAGTGGCAGCAGGAAAGTCGGCTTCACCTGACGTGGTGGTAAGGTGTATTCTTTCAACCGAAGGCTGCCGATGCACTcttagaaaaaatataaatacagacacaaattTGTATTTGTAATAAAGTACTCCTTTGTGATGcctaaaataacaataaatgaaGTAATGTGGAAATCAAATGTCTGCCCTCTCACCTTTCTCCTTAGCGATGATGAAAGGTTCCTTTGAGTCCAAGGGATCGCTGTCCCCAATAGAGTTTTGTGCAATCACCCTGAAATAGTACTTCCTCCCAGGAAGCAGTCCAGTAACAGTGTACTTGCAGCTGAAGACACGCTCGGCCACAGTAAACCAGGATGCAGTGCTTGTGTCTCGTTTGAGGATGACATAGTGTGCTCCCTCATCGTCGTCAGCCAGGTCTGGAGAGTGATCCCACTGCAGGGTGACTGTGCCTGGGACCTCCTCTACCAGGAGGAGGTTCTTTGGGGGGCGAGGAAAGTCTGATGAAAGGAGGTAGGTAcagagggaggatgaagaggagaataAAAATGGCAGCGATCATAATTTTCTCAATACAGAATCTGGAAGTTTCTGGGTTTTTGGCAGAGTACAGTAAATAATcatcaaagaaaacacagaattaTGGCATAGAGGAAAGAATGATCAAGACTTTGTCACTTACCTGTGACCCTCACATTAACATCATAGTGACCATCTCCATAGTCGTTCTTCAGATGGGCACGgtagacaccagagtcagatcTCTGAGAGGATGAAATGAGCAACTGGGAATGATTCTTGCTTGTGGTGATGACTTCCCTTCCTGTGGTGAGGATGCCATTTTTGAACCATGTTACTACTGGGGGAGGTGAAGCCTGTTAGGGTGAGGAAGATGGTAAGAATTTGTTTGATAGGACTTCTGTGGAGTACATGCTGGTCTTGTGGTGCAGAGGAACATTACTAAATTCGGAGTAACTCATCAGAGTCTTACAGTGAAGCTGAGGTGAAGGCAAAGTGTTGTTCCGGCTCGGACCACCATCCGGTTCTTCAGCTTTCCCTGGAGATCAAACCTGGGTGCCACTGTTTAggaagaaatgcaaaaaaaaaaagaaaaaagaaaaaagaaactagaagtaatgaaagaggaggaaaggagactACAAGAGAATGCAGTCATATAGTCATATTACCAGGTGGAGGCATGGCCAGTACTCCCTCCAACAGCTCAGTGGtctcccccacccctccttcaTTGACAGCCCGGATACGGAAATGGTACTTCATCCGCTCCTGAAGTCCTCCAACAGTGAAGGCAGTACCAGCAATGGGGATCTTAGTGGCTTTCATCCACTCTTTAGCATCCTCAGGGCGCACCTCCAGGATGTAGCCGGAGGGTTCATCTCCCTGCTCTGGAGGTGTCCACCTCAGAGAAATGGAAGAGTTTGTAGAGTCGGACACACACAGGTTCCTCACGAGACCAGGAGCACCTACCAGGGGAAACACAGACTTTTTAAGTGATGCTGGATAGTTTAAATAATATGGACAcagagggggaaggaggggaaGCAAATGAAGGGGGTAATGAAGGACTCACGTATTGGGTCTTTAGCCAGGACAGCGTTAGAAATGGTGCTAGGACTGCCAGCTCCAGCCCTGTTTACACTGGTGACTCTGAATTCATACTCCATGTCATCCACCAGCCCATCCACCATGAATTTTGTATCTGAAAATCATAATATGGATTcataaagacacaaacatacGGGTATGTATTGGccataaagaaatgaaaaccatATAGGTTTAATGTATAGCACCATGATTTGATTCATTGCACGTTACAACGCCTCATCCTTGCTTAGGATTGCTTGTCTGTGCTAAAAATACttgaacacagcagcagatcatGACAACAAAACAGCCTGATATCCTACCCTGAGTCTCACCTGTGAGCAGCTCCTTATTGACTTGCAACCACATATTGCtgcctttcttcttcctctccagaATGTAGCCCAGAACTGGGGCTCCTCCGTCGTGGAATGGAGGTGTCCAGCTTACGGTCATGCTGTTCTTAGTTACATTCGACACTTGGGGCTGGGAAGCTGTGCCTGGAGGCTCTGAGTAGGTGGGTTTAAAACAGGATAAGTGTTCTTAAATGCAAAAAATGAAGAACAGAAGGTGAGTTTGACAATGTAATGGTAAATCTAATGGCTGATTATAATTACAAGGAGGTGAATAACGATAAGAACTGTGATTGTGATTACTCAAGTCTCACCTCTGCACCCCCTAAAAACACTTCTCTCTAATCCACTTTTACACTTTTCTCTGAATGTTCAGAGGGCTGACTTTCATGATGGCACTGATGATGATAATTTATAGTTTAAATTAGCTCTCACCGATGGGCTCTCCAGCGCAcgcctcctctgtctccagagGTTCGCTCATTCCCTCTGAATTGACAGCTCTGATGCGATACTGGTACGCCTGGCCCTCCTCCACTTTGTCATCGCTAAAGACGGTGGTGCTGCTGTCCACCTCGCCAACCCTGTTCCAGGACTTCTTCCCTGTCATGCGCCGCTCAATCACAAAGCTGGTCACCTGCTTACCCCCATTGTCCCGGGGAGCCTTCCACTTCATCTTGATACACTTTCCTGATAGCTCGAGGAACTCTACTTTCCCTTGAGGAGGCTTTGGATGGTCTAGAGAATGTGGTAAGACATGGCTCAAGTATTTCAAATCTGtgttaaataaaactgttttaccTTTGGTTACAAATATGTATTGTCACCCACCAATCACATTCAGGTGAAGGTTGGCGACAGCAGTGCCACAGTCACTCTTCAGACGGAGCATAATCGCACCGCTGTCTTCTCGTACACATCTAATAAACAGGTTAAGTGAGAAGAAATATTTAGAAATGCGtagctgtgttttcagctgtttgatcTTAATCTGCTCACCCACCTGCTGAGCACCAGGGAGGTGGAGTCAGCTGTTCTCTCCACCTTGGTTCTCTCATCCTCCATGACTTCCACCCCATCCTTGTACCATGTGACCTTAGGAAGAGGTTTGCCTTTGAAGGGGATCTTTACGGTGGCTGTCTGGCCTGCCTTCACAGTCACAGGTTGGGCCCCCAACAAGTCCAGCACAGAGGAATCAATCTCTGGAGGATCTAGGAAACAGAGTTCATATACAGTTGGACTGGTTtctattgattttcttttgataCAATTTTTTGTGTGGCTTTAAATCATTTTGGGCAAAGCTTTGGGAGCTCCAGTAAAACCCCTTAAGAGAGAGATGTGTTACTCTGGCGACGCCTAGTGGTAGCATCCAAAAAAGACATGATGGAAAACAGGACCACtggatttaaatatttacatggtGTTCGATGCGATGACAGTGGCAGGAAGATTGTTCCATTAAGTAATTgtcaaatacagacacactgaacaaactgacCTGCAACAGTGAGCACAGCCTCACTCTCAGCTCCTTTGGCTCTGAAGGTGTATTTGCCTTCATGAGCatcagtcacagcagagaagatcAGCTTGTGGACAGCTCCTTGTTTGACCACCTGAACCCCACTCAGCTCTGAAATCTGTCAGAACACATCACTAGTTTTTATCATGTGTCaacaaaaagtaaatgaaagtgaattGATCAAAATGGTTATAATTAATTGGATGAAGATTTTTATATCAGGTTGTTTATTATTTGAAAAACACACTTACTGCCAAGTGTTTGTTTGACATTAGGGTATAAAAAGGAACAAACCAAAGTCATAGTAACTGACAGAAGGATGGTGTATTCGAGAGCATCAACACTTTCATCCCCTCTAATATCATCTTTTACCTCCACTCCGTCCTTCAGCCACACTCCGTCCACCTTCTCATCATCAAGaacaacacacagctctgcagggGAGCCCGTAGGACACTGAACATCTGACATGCCACTCTTCACTGAGGCAAAACGCTCTggtgacacacaaagaaaaagagttcAATGACTTTGTCAGTGAGTAATGTTCCAGTGTTACAAGTTGGCTACACACATTTTGTGGCTACACTATTTTTAGGCACAGACTAAAAATaactacacacagacagacaggtatcATTACCTTCCACGGTGAGTTTGGCAGAGCTGACATACTCGTGTGTGTCATTGTCCTGAGTGCAGACCACAGAGTACTCTCCCGCGTCAGCCAGCTCACAGTCCTCGATGATCACCTCTGCCC
The window above is part of the Toxotes jaculatrix isolate fToxJac2 chromosome 5, fToxJac2.pri, whole genome shotgun sequence genome. Proteins encoded here:
- the LOC121182424 gene encoding immunoglobulin superfamily member 22-like; this translates as MAAELLQAAGGRMEQMEQQMRQMSEMQMSSSSSSSSSSIFTSSTSSTKLRKVSQGLSRTMEEHSAAQRKTSAVVESFSQVQKSPQIPKGESVPDFEEKLRPITAQEGDNAVFKAKVVGNPQPSVSWERASGCPLSDATKSFYDNINNQHILKIKNLALEDADVYKCITSNKHGEATYSISLIVTENPALDFKKKLKKRSVEKREEKKPPTEEEMLKILAGADRKDYERICAEYGFTDFRGILKKLKEMKKKEEVEMVRVLKPLEDITAKADTNVAFDTILELKDPNIRMQWFLGTELLRIQYSHGKYEAKQMGTKHMLCISSVSLSDMGTYTLQVGDKRLSAKLNVIDEPLKFLSDFKPKKVTERQTAVFEVCLSKKTDAPLIWKIKGKEVKRDEKFDVSLSEDGLTYTLKIKDVKVSDTGDYTISIGDLTATVPLFIERIPIKFTSHLKNVRVQERGKARLECEMSSKDVHIRWLKDGCDITASRRYIFMREGKRAEVIIEDCELADAGEYSVVCTQDNDTHEYVSSAKLTVEERFASVKSGMSDVQCPTGSPAELCVVLDDEKVDGVWLKDGVEISELSGVQVVKQGAVHKLIFSAVTDAHEGKYTFRAKGAESEAVLTVADPPEIDSSVLDLLGAQPVTVKAGQTATVKIPFKGKPLPKVTWYKDGVEVMEDERTKVERTADSTSLVLSRCVREDSGAIMLRLKSDCGTAVANLHLNVIDHPKPPQGKVEFLELSGKCIKMKWKAPRDNGGKQVTSFVIERRMTGKKSWNRVGEVDSSTTVFSDDKVEEGQAYQYRIRAVNSEGMSEPLETEEACAGEPIEPPGTASQPQVSNVTKNSMTVSWTPPFHDGGAPVLGYILERKKKGSNMWLQVNKELLTDTKFMVDGLVDDMEYEFRVTSVNRAGAGSPSTISNAVLAKDPIRAPGLVRNLCVSDSTNSSISLRWTPPEQGDEPSGYILEVRPEDAKEWMKATKIPIAGTAFTVGGLQERMKYHFRIRAVNEGGVGETTELLEGVLAMPPPVAPRFDLQGKLKNRMVVRAGTTLCLHLSFTASPPPVVTWFKNGILTTGREVITTSKNHSQLLISSSQRSDSGVYRAHLKNDYGDGHYDVNVRVTDFPRPPKNLLLVEEVPGTVTLQWDHSPDLADDDEGAHYVILKRDTSTASWFTVAERVFSCKYTVTGLLPGRKYYFRVIAQNSIGDSDPLDSKEPFIIAKEKECIGSLRLKEYTLPPRQVKPTFLLPLKDHAVRRGHDCTMSCAYQGMPTPQACWYKGESKISDSPRFWHSTANGVCTLVIPTCGATDGGKYTLVLENPLGMTKCSCNLVIFDKDDKGLLESLTNQANKEKLIL
- the tmem86a gene encoding lysoplasmalogenase-like protein TMEM86A encodes the protein MVSPVTVVKSEGPKLVPFFKATCVYFVLWLPTSSPSWFSALIKCLPIFCLWVFLLAHGFSFLGAHSSARKILAGLIFSALGDAFLIWQEQGYFVHGLLMFAITHILYSSAFGMKPLNVCAGLVITAVSSLSYILLYPYLSGPFTYLVAVYIALIGFMGWRAIAGLQLANDLWTWTKLSACLGAVLFMVSDLTIAVNKFCFPVPHSRAIIMATYYAAQMLIALSAVECQDVEVARKRT